The following is a genomic window from Butyricimonas faecihominis.
AGCCTCGCCCGTTAACTTCACCTCTCGCACGTCCCCGGTAAAAGGCACCGGGTAAGTCAAAGCAGAACAGGAATTCAAGCGCACACTTGACCCGTCAGATAAGAGTACTTGAAATTCACCCCCTGCCGGAACTGTAATCGTGTTATATAAAGGTTCCGATTTAGTGGTAGCCAACGTGTAGTCCAGTACTCGGGAAGAATCATTTTTTATTACCACGCCTTCTTGTTCCTGAATAATGGCCGTACTATTTAAAGGCACTTCCCGGCCATCACTCAATTGCAAAACTGCAACACCTTGTGCTGGTAGAATTTCCTGTCGGGTCAGCTCCTGCCGTTCCGATTCACCCGATCCTCGGAAATAAATCACACTACTTCCCACCATCGCTAAAATAATAATAGCCACGGCATAACGATAGAACACAACCACTCGCCGATTCCAAGACACATGTATCTTGCGTTTGATTGAAAACCATAATTGTTCTAGTTTACCTTCAGGAACTTCCGGTAAATTCTCGACGTCATCATCAAATTGCTCGTACCATCGGGCAATTCGCTCTTCCTCGTCCGGAGTACATCGATGTTCCCGGTACTTTTTTAAAAGATCGTATATTTCATTTATCCCCATATTCGCCGTATTTACCTTAAAGACAATTCCGGGGAACAAAAGGTACTATATGAAAAATAAAAAATTTTTACGACCCACCTCGCATCGGAGCCTACGTGTAATATCACCTAATTGATTCTTAACGGTTTGTTCAGACACGGCCAACTTTTCGGCAATTTCTTTTATCGATAAATTTTGCTCCTGCCGGAGCATATACACGCATTGCAAACGAGGTGGAAACCCATCCACGATTCGCCGGATATTTTCATCCAAATCCTTAGCCACGATCTTCACCCATGTGTAATTATCCTCTTCATTCGGGGCGCATATATCCTGATATTTATCACGAATCTGTTCTTGCTTGATTGAATTCAATATATGATTTCTCAACCAAATCAAGAGATACCCTTTCACGGAAGACGAAACCTGAAAAGAATCTCTTTTTTCCCACACTTGGATAAAAAAGTCTTGGAAAATATCATCCGCATCAAAGGAACTGTTCACACGTGCAAGGATATTCCGATACACAATATCAGCATACCGGGAATACAACTCTTGAAAGGCAGAGACACTCCCGTTCTTTATATCACGTACAATTTCAATGTCCGATTTTTCCGACACGATCCAAGCTTTAAAGATAAATATTCGAACGTTTAATGATATTTCGGCAAAACAAGTTTAATTTTGTAACATATTCAAAGGTATAGATATTTTTTTATAGAAAACAATATCAATATTTCACCTTTGAAATGTTAAAAATTAAATTGTTTTGCCGAAATATCATTAAACGTTCGTTTAATGATTTCTTCAAAAAGGAGCATTCATACCGTAATCCATACAAGAATAACCTGTCGCAAATTATATGTAGTATTTCCAACTTATTATTGAATATCAATTTGATAACTTCACTGTAAATTTCCATTTCCCCATTCTCGACATATCAAATTTCACATCCGCCAAGATGTTTTCACAAAAAAGAGATGAACGGATTCTTCTACCTCAAAAATCGTATATTTCATCTACTCCCATATCGTTTCATTTTACATTAATACCCATTCACTTTCACATTTCATAACATAATTGTTATCAAACATTAACCCCTTTCGGATAAGTATCGTGCTTTTCATCGGTTATCCGACTGTATTCCATGACGCTTACACCCATGTCTCACTTGTAACTCTTCGATAAGTTACCGATAAGTCTTCGATAAGTTACCGAAATGCGGCGTTCATTTTACCCTGACTTTACCCAGACATACAATCAAGATACCGACGAATCACCGACGGGAGTCATCACAAACACCACATGAAAAGAGCCTCCGCCACAATCTCGACCAGATTATAATCATCAGCCTCGCTCTTACCTTCTCCAGACATCTCGTGATAACAATTCCAAATCTGTTCTTTTTCGATCGAATTTAATATTAGAAAAGTACTATTATAAAGCGAATTATTCTTCAGAAAGCGGGTCCAAATGCAACGGGTGGCGAACCACAAAACGGGCCCCCTCTTTATAATCCCCATCCACCCAAATGTCTCCGCCCATCATCGTGATCGTCAACTTACATATGGCCAATCCCAAACCGGTACCCTGCACGTATTCATCCAGTTTCTCGAAACGTTCGAACACCTTCTTCTGTTTATCCTCCGGAATTCCCCGTCCCGTATCGGTCACGCTAAAATAAACACAATCCTGCTCTTCATTAATCTCGATTCCCAGCGTGATACTCCCCTGTTCCGTGAACTTATTGGCATTCGACAACAAATTAATCAATATCTGTTGCAAACGTTGCACGTCCGTCTCCAGTATAAATTCTTCACAGGGTGTTTGGAACACGTACTCCACCACATCCCGTTTCCCGTAACTAGTTGTCGCCAACACGCTCTGGCACAAAGAAACGATCTCAACCTCCTCGTAAGACAACTTCAATCGTCCCGTCTCCAAGCGGGATATATCCAAAATATCATTGATTAAGCGAAGTAATAAATCTGAATTTTTTTGGATGATAGCCACGTACTCATGACGGCTTTCCGCGTCACAATCATCCGAAGTCAGAACCCCGGAAAATCCCACGATAGCATTCAACGGGGTACGAATCTCGTGACTCATGTTAGCCAAAAATGCAGACTTCAACCGATCAGACTCCTCTGCCTTTTCCTTTGCCTTCCGTAACTCTAGCTCCGCCTGCTTTTGCTTGGTCATATCCTCCATACGCACCACGACACCCAACAAATTATTATCATCATCAAAAACAGGATTCGCCAACATATACACGTAATAATTCCCATGTTTCACAACAACATCAGCCACTTTTCCCGTTTTCATGGCCATTACCGCCGGACAGAAAGAACAAGGTTCATCCAGTCCTCTCAAAACTTTATAACAAACTTGGCCCTTGGAACTTTTAATTTTTTCCGGATCGACATCATAATCAATCCCGTTATGCCATTTTATCGTGAAATCCGGATTAATAAACTTGATCCCGGAATTAACATTATTCAGTATTAAGATATTATCTTTTTGGGCCTGCCACAAGGCATCTCTAAAACGTTTGGTTCTAAAATAGAAATATAAGGCTAGGAAAAAACCGAACAATAAAACTAAAAAAGCCAAAAACACCCCTATAATCTGGTATTTATATTCCTCGAAATAGGACAACTTCTTGTTGTAAAGAACAGCATTCTTGACCTCCGCTTTATTCAAGAATCCCTCTGAACATAACTTGGCATAATCAAAACAATACTCGTTCGGAATGATCTGCATACCCGCCAGCACGGTCGAATCATGTTGCCTCTCTAACGCCAAAGCTTGTTTGGCCATATCTTTTCCGACAGTCCGGTACTTCGGTACACATCCCCCGACAGCCCAATGCCCCATCCCGATAGAAGTAATCGTGAAAGCCGGAATTTTAGGATTCGCCATCATCATCGAATACGTGGCATTCCGCATAAAATAACCATCATTTTTATCTACTCGCCACGTCCCCAACAAGATAACCGTTTTCTCCGGTAACCGGGCAATAGCATCACTGATCGAATAAATCGTATGTTTCCGGCCATCCAAAAGAATCAAATCCAGCTCCGGGAATTTCTCCTTCATCTTCTTCTTCACCAAAGCCTGCAGAGAGACTCCCCCGTAACTATTATCCGTGATAAAAGCGATATGCTTAGTTCCCGAATAAAAATCCAAAATTAACCGAAGATTCGCTATCACGTCATACTCGTAAGCAAACCCGAAAACCTCCAATTCCCGAATGTTGTCACTCATCACGTCCACGCTCTCCGCCTCCCAGTTCTCCAAATCGGTACCCTCCTCCGGTAACAAGACAGCATTCCGACTCACCATCCCTCCCATGATCGGGACATCCCGAGTAACCAGTGAATCCTGAGACCAATAAGCCGTCCATGCCTCCTGCCCTAATAGAATAATGAGTTTCGGTAAACCCTTTTCGATATTTTTATCCAATATTTCTTTCATCCGCCCCTCCCACATACAAGCCTCGGAAAAACTTTTACAATTCATATTCTCTATGTCAATCGAAAATTTTCCGCCAAGTAGGCCATACTCTTCTATAAAATCCGATATATTCCTAGCAGTTTGGGAAGTTTCCGGGTTGTAGGAACTGATAATTAATATCCGAGAATCGGGCTCACCGGTTCCTCCTTTTGTTGTCCAAGAGACGAACAACAAAACAAATAACACCCCCGTGTACCTAAGATTCCTATATAGCTTTATAAAAAACTCCAACATCTTCTATTTGTAACTTCGCAAAGATATTTATTTTCACTTAAAATACGCCAAAATTCATACACTTTCTACAAAAAGATATATCTTTGGCTTAAACCTTAAATTTGTAATTTATGTCTATTATTTTTTGTATCATTTCCCGGCTAAAAAGGGACGAACAAACAGACACCTACGTGCATTTTGAACAAACGGCCACGTTACGGGAAATCGTTACCACGATAGATTCACCTTATGTCTTTTTCTACACGAAATACCCGACTCCACGATTAGGAGAACACGCACAAAAACGTTTTCTTCAGGTAGCACAAGCCACAGGAGCCGTCATGCTTTATTCGGATTATTACACGGAACAAGATGATTCGCAAACGGCACACCCGACTATTGACTATCAATTGGGGAGCGTCAGGGATGATTTTGATTTCGGATCAATACTTTTATTCAGAACAGACGTTTTAAAAAAAGTGATCAGCGAAATGGACACGGAGTACAATTTTGCCGCACTCTACGATCTGCGCCTGCGTCTTTCCCGGGAAGGATTGATTTTCCGGATTCCCGAATTCCTGTACTCGGAAAAGGAACACGATTCCCGACGTTCCGGTGAAAAGCAATTTGATTACGTGAACCCTCGTAACCGGGAAGTACAAATTGAAATGGAACAGGCTTTCACGGCTCACTTGAAGGCCATAGGCGCCTACTTGCCTCCTGCATTCAAAACCGTCCCGTTCCAAGACGAGCATTTTGAAACTGAAGTCTCGGTTATTATTCCCGTCCGCAACCGGGAAAAGACCATCGCAGAAGCGATACGATCCGTCTTTTCACAACAGACCAATTTCAAGTATAATATTCTCGTTATCGACAATCATTCCACCGACGACACGACCGCTATTGTTAAAAAAATGGCCCAAAAGCACTCGCAAATAATCCATATCATTCCCCCTCGCACCGACCTTGGCATCGGGGGATGCTGGACACATGCCATCATGAGCGAACATTGCGGACGATTCGCCATCCAGTTGGATAGTGATGATTTGTACATCAATCGACACGTACTCCAACGCATTGTCGACACGTTCCACAAACATCAATGTGCCATGATTATCGGTAGTTACAAGATGGTTAATTTCAAGCTGGAAGAAATACCTCCCGGCATCATTGACCACAAGGAATGGACAACGGACAACGGGCATAACAACGCCTTACGTATTAACGGGCTAGGGGCGCCCCGAGCATTTTACACGCCATTACTCCGGCAAATCAGAGTCCCGAACGTCAGTTACGGGGAGGATTATGCCACGGCACTCGCAATCTCCCGTGAATACCAGATCGAACGTATTTATGAACCGCTATATTTATGTCGTCGCTGGGAAGGTAATTCCGACGCGGACTTGAACATCCAACGTGTAAATGCGAATAATTACTATAAAGATAAAATACGTATGATTGAAATATTGGCAAGGCAACAGAGAATTGAAAATGGAGAATTGAAAATTGGAAATGAAGAAAAATCTTAAATCAAAAATTAATTCCTTATCATGTTTTTCGACGAATTTACGAAATCACAACTAGCCTCTTGGCCCTTGGCACGGAACAATTACGAACGCTTGCGGAATGTCATTTATCGTACGATTGATTTCGATGGGTTCCAGATTCGCATCCAGTACAACCCGGACCGGATTCAATCGGCCGTGGCTAAAATAGACGAGCAATCAATCAAGGCAAGAGCCTGTTTCTTGTGTAAAGAAAACATTCCGCCGGAACAAGCTAGTTTCGATTATAACCCCACACTGGATATACGGGTAAACCCTTATCCCATATTCGACCGCCATTACACGGTTCCGGCAAAGCAACACATTCCCCAGCTCATCAAGGGACATTTCCAAGATATGCTGGCCATTGCACAAACTTATCCGGAGTACACGATCTTTTATAATGGTCCCCGTAGCGGAGCCTCCGCCCCGGATCATTTTCATTTCCAACTGGCACCCCGTCACATCATGCCCCTAGAAACCGATGTAAACTCCTGCCCGAAAGAAATCTTGTGGACTTCCGAATCACGGGAAACCACAATCGAAAGTATTCATCACTACCTCCGCAAGAATATCATACTTCATTCAAACAACCGAGAGCAATTAATGAATATTTTCGAGCAATTAGTGTCACTCGTGGGCCAAATCACCCCGAACGACCCGGAACCCATGATGAACCTCTTTGCCTGGTACGAAAACAACGAATGGTGGGTAGTCATGTTTCCCCGTCGTCAACACCGCCCGTGGCAATTCTTCGCGGAAGGAGATGAAAACATACTGTTCAGTCCCGGCTGTGTAGACTTTGCCGGTCTGATCATCTCACCTCGGGAAAAAGATTTCAACCGTCTGGACGCCCCCTTGCTGGAAGAACTCTTTTCCCAGTTAACCCTTACCGACAAACAGTTTGAGAATTTACGATTTATGATTTACGATTTATGAAGATGAAAGAACCTGTAACTTGTAATCGATCAACTTGTAATTCGCCGCAGGCGATCACTCTTTCCATTGGCATCCTTTTCGCTCCTGCCATCACCTTCCGTTTGAACGGAACCTACTGGAACAAGGATCAAAAATATTCCGGAGAATATACCATTTCCAAAGAAGGGAAGAACTTGATTCTACATTCATCTTCAGGAACACAGATCGTACCGGATCACTTCACCCTTACACCGGAGAACGATGAAACGACAAACTTCGATCTGTTAAATGTCATGATCGGGATCAATTTCCACTGGCAACGCACGGAAGACCAGAAGTTCAAAGGTACATTGAAAATCATGGACGAGGGGAAACATCTGACAGCAATCAACATATTACCCCTAGAAGATTATTTACTAAGCGTGATCTCTTCCGAAATGAGTGCCACCTCATCTTTGGAACTCCTGAAAGCCCACGCGGTCATTTCCCGCAGTTGGCTGATCGCACAAAAAATAAAGAGCGAGAAACTAACCGACACTTACCAGTCCTGCATACAGGATGAACAACAATATATCCGGTGGTATGACCGGGAAGACCACGAGCATTTCGACGTGTGCGCGGACGATCATTGTCAACGCTACCAAGGTATTAGCAAAGCCTACACGCCATTTGTCCAACAAGCCATCGAGGCCACCCGAGGGGAGGTCCTTGTGTATGGCGGAGATATTTGCGATGCCCGGTTCTCCAAGTGCTGCGGGGGAGTAACCGAGTATTTTGAAAACACCTGGGAACCCGTGAATCATCCCTATCTTACAAAAGTGATTGATAGCGATACCCAGTCTTCAACTCCCGACTTATCCCAAGAAGAGAATGCCCGAAAATGGATTCTCTCCACCCCGAATGTATTCTGCAATACCCGGGACAAGGCCATCCTGTCCAACGTTCTCAATGACTATGATCAGGAAACTCAGGACTTTTTCCGCTGGCAAGTATCCTACACTCCCCCGGAACTATCTGCATTAATAACCTCCCGTATCGGGATTGACTTCGGGGACATTCAATCCATAGAATCTGTGGAAAGAGGTGTCTCCGGGCGCATCACCCGTCTCCGCATCCAAGGTTCAAAACGAGACATGATCATCGGGAAAGAACTTGTCATTCGCAAAGCTTTCTCCCAATCCCACCTGTATAGCTCGGCCTTCATCGTGGAAACAGAGAAAGATACCTCCGGAGCTATTACCCGTTTCACTTTGAAAGGTGCGGGATGGGGACACGGAGTCGGTCTCTGCCAAATCGGAGCTGCCGTCATGAGTGCCAAAGGCTATGATTACAAGCAAATCCTCTCGCACTATTTCCCGAACACGAAACTACAAACAATTGAAAATGGAGAATTGAAAATTGAAAATGAAATCATAAATCATGAAATCTAAAATCACTAAATCCCCTTGGTCCTGGATCCCCACTCTATATTTCGCACAAGGTCTACCCTATGTCGTTGTCATGACACTTGCCGTTATCATGTTCAAACGGTTGGGAATAAACAACACGGATATAGCTCTCTACACGAGCTGGCTTTATTTACCATGGGTGATTAAACCCCTATGGAGTCCGCTGGTAGACATCGTGAAGACCAAACGCTGGTGGGTGATCACCATGCAATTAGTGATCGGTGGAGGATTAGCCGGAATAGCACTGACTCTTCCCGGGCCTCATGCCTTCCGCTACTCGTTAGCATTCATGTGGTTATTAGCTTTCAGTTCTGCCACCCACGACATCGCGGCAGACGGGTTCTATATGCTGGGACTCGACACCAAGAAACAAGCCTTCTTCGTCGGCATCCGTAACACGGCTTACCGCCTCGCCATGCTCACCGGACAAGGATTGATTGTCATGTTTGCCGGTTGGCTTGAAAAGACCTATTCCTCCACGTTCCCGGAAGAGATTGCCGTTCCTAGAGCATGGTCAGTCACCTTCTATCTATTGGCAATCTTATTCGTACTTCTCTTCCTCTACCACCAGTTCATCCTCCCCAAACCGGAAAATGATATTCCCGTGAAAAACGGTAACCCACTGAATGCCTTTTTCCAAACCTTTATTACCTTCTTCCAAAAGAAAGGAATCATTGCAGCCTTGGCCTTTATTCTGCTCTTCCGTTTTGCAGAATCACAACTTGTAAAAATCGCCTCCCCTTTCTTACTGGACAATCCCGAAGTCGGTGGCTTGGGACTAAACACCATGCAAGTCGGTACCATCTATGGCGTCGTTGGCCTTATCGCCCTCACGATAGGCGGTATCCTAGGCGGTATCTTCATGGCTAAGAATGGCCTAAAACACTGGATCTGGTGGATGACCGCTGCCATGAACCTGCCCAATATCGTGTACGTTTATCTGGCATTCGTCCACCCTTCCAACATCTGGCTAATCTCTTCCGCCGTCGCCATCGAACAATTCGGTTACGGGTTCGGTTTCACGGCCCTCACCTATTTCATGATGCTCTTCAGCAAAGGTCCGCAGCAAACCGCCCATTACGCCATCTGTACCGGATTCATGGCCCTCGGCATGATGCTCCCCGGCATGATCTCCGGCTATATCCAAGAACTGATCGGTTACCAACACTTCTTTCTCTGGATCATGCTTTGTACCATCCCCAGTTTTATTGCCGTGAAATACATCAAAATATGAATAAAGAGACTGAAATTAGTCGACAACCGGAAATTCGATCGTCTCGCTTTCCTCGTTCCAACTCTCAATCGTAAAATTTCCGGGATCACCACCGGGTAATATTTTACCGACAACAATATTCAACGTGAGCCGCGTATTGGGAGATAACGTGGAAGTCAACGCTTTAGAAAGAGTATGCACGGAACCATCCGCCAAGGTGATAAACAACTCCAACAAAGGATTCGGGGCGGAAGGAAACAACATCACGGTAGGATTACTCATGATGGTGGCATCCTCAGAACGGGACAATTCGAATTTCACGGTTTTCGTCATGTTCTCCGCCTCGGCCGTGTAAAAATTCATCTTCTCGGCAATATTTCCAATATGAACGTTCACGCTTGTTATGCTGGAACTGAACGCACTATTATCCTCTTGTTTCAGTATTACCTTCAAACCGGCGGTAACCCGTGTAAGAGAAGCTGTCAAATCCTCCGTTCCAATACGTGCCGGTTTTATCGCATGGACCAAATCATACACGGGCATATAAGTCCCGTCAGTATTGGGTCGCAAGCTAAAATAGAGTTTTGCCAGATCAGCTCCATTCGTTAACCCCGGGTGAGTAATTGCCGGAGAATTATAAATCGGCTCATCGTATTTGGGTGTCCCCCAATACACCATGTTATACTCGCCGATAGGCAGGTGAAGTTCTCGGTTATTGTCCCCATACACGTCCCCCTCTGATATGACGTAATAACCATTAAATACCGTGAGCTTTCCATTTATGTAGTTTCCATAGTAAATAGAGGTTTCATCCTTACACGGATATACCTCAAGAATCCCCGTGAAAGGATTCTGATTAAGCGGATCGGTTACCCGAGCTCTTATTTTAGGAGTAATTAATCCAGACGTTACCCCATAAGATCCCTCATCATCATTGTCTGAACATGCCGAAACTAAAGTCAGAAGACCAAGCATTACAATCATTAATTTCTTCATAGTACCTTATTTTAATTTGATTATCAACCAAAATACGGTCTATATACGAAATAAAACAGGTAAAAGTTTATGAAATCAACAAATCTCACTTGGTCTATCAAATTTTACAGCAACTTACTCTTTTATCAACTTCAAATTCTTCACCCCGATCCGGGCCGCCAACCAAGCCGAAAACTTCTCTTCCTCCACATCAGATAATTTCTGCCCGAACGCCACGATAGCAATATGTAACGTATCGGCATGCAGAGAATCCACTTGATTACGAATCACTCTGGATATAGCAAGACTTTTCACGGAAGGATAAAGAATCTTCACCTCGGGAGTAACCTGATGCCCGATCGTATCATATAACAAGTAAGAGTTCAACCTTTCGCGCAACACGGAAATTTCTTCATCTTGCGAGGCAATCCGCTGTTTATTCTGCATGTAATAATCCTGCAACAACATATTACTAACGTCATTTTGCATCTCAGTATCCTCTTTCCCGAATCCCTGATGAATCACCAAAGGAACATCATGCAACCCGTAATGCAACATCTTTTCTTTCAACGACACGATCACTTCCTCTGATATTTCCTTACCGATCAGTGATACTTCAATCCGACGCTCCGGGTTCTCTGTTTTCACGTAACGATCCACCACCAACGTATTCGGAAAATTAAATTCATTTTTGATAAATCGACTGGCATTCGTCTCGAAGATATTCGTTTTCACCATATTGTAGGTGATATACACGCTCGGAACCATCGTCAGGAAAATGATTGAATACACGATACGGTGTACCTTCTTTTCCCGTTCCTTATCCATGAACTTCTTTTTCGAGAAGTGCATCAGTCGCACTCCTAAAGTCGTGGCAACTGCAATAAATACCGAATTGATCGTGAACAAATAGAATGCCCCGAAGAAATAACTCAGGTTGCCGCTTGCCAACCCGAACCCGGCCGTACATAACGGCGGCATCAAGGCAGTAGCAATAGCCACTCCCGGAATCACGTTTCCTTTCAACTTCGTCGAGGACGCCACGATTCCCGCCATTCCACCAAAGAAAGCGATCAACACGTCATAGATCGTGGGGGTTGTCCGTGCCAGCAATTCCGAACGAGCTTCGTTCAAAGGCGATAACAAAAAATATAAAGTAGACGTTAACACGCTGAATATCGTTGCGATCAGCAAATTACGGAAAGCCTTCTTGATCAGTTCAAAATCATTGATTCCAACTCCCAGACCGATTCCCATAATCGGCCCCATCAGAGGAGAAATTAACATGGCTCCAATAATCACGGCCGTCGAATTCGTGTTCAATCCCAAAGACGCGATAAACGTGGCAAAAATCAATACCCACAAATTTGTCCCCCGGAACACGATTCCCTTACGGATAGCCTCCACAGTATCTTCTTCCCGCTCCTGTTCATCTGACGGGTCCAGAATTTGACGCAAATACACCCGAAAACGCTGTAATAATATCATCATACTCTAAATCTATACATCTACAAAAAGCTCAAAATAGCTCATATTCTTTAAATCTTCGCAAAAGTATAAAATCTATTACATATTCTTCCATTTTTCCCATATATAAAAGGACTGACAATAAATGAAACGCCCCCAAAAACTTATTATCAAGTTTCTTAGGGGCGACTCCATGCAAGAACAAACTCGTTCTTATATCATAATGAACTGTTATTTTATAATCTCAACAAGAACGCAACGATTCCAATCATCCTTGTCATAACGAGAACTGACTCCTTTATGATCTTTCACAATACGGTCTTTATTTATTCCATATTTACTAATAAACATATCTGCAACCGCATTTACTCGCTTTTCAGAAATAATCATATTGGCCTTCTCAGTTCCTCGTTTATCGGCAAAACCTGTCAAACGAACACGCACATCGGGGTTTTCTTTCATAAATTGAACCAAGTTATAAACACCAACCTCCTGAGTAGGATCAATTTTGTAACTGTTGAAAGCGAAGTTTATCGTTGTCGGTAAAGCCTTAAACACCACTTTAGTTTCAGTTGTTGGCATCTCTTGTTTTACCACTTTGACAACGGTATCCGGGGTACGGCTAATCAATTCTTTGATTCGTGCGTCTTGTGCTGTTGCCAAATTCTGAAGGTCTGCATACTGTTTCTGGCTAACAGCCTTTTTAAACGAACGATTTTTAAATCTGAAAGTAACTCCAACACTCAGATTACTAATCCCGTCATTAGGGAATCCGCCTCTGGTCACGAGATCATCATCCAAAATTATCCCACCATATTCCAAATTCAAATCAAAACGTTGAGATAACCGAAAACGAGCTTGAATACCAGCATTAATAGTAAAAGATTGATCACTACCGATAAAAGCACCACCTATTCCTGCAAAAGGTATCAAATCAAAGCAACGATTCTCGTTGTAACGACCGAAGAAGTTTAACAAACCAAACATAAAGTCTCCATGAACAGCTCCATAATGTTTGTGCAACATCATTTTCCCATCATTTTGAAAACCATGTAAAGCACCTCCCAAACCTTGAACTCTCAATCCCCACCAAGGCGTAAACCATTTACCAACAGACAAGGCAGGCATAAAGGTTAATCGATCACCGAACTTTGCATCAGTAGACCCCTCTGCATAAAGGGTTTGAGCCCCTAAATTCAATGAAATAAACCAATTATCCCAAAATTTATTGGTTTCAAATGATGTTTTATAACCCGGCAGTTTCCTTTCTTGATTATTCTGCGCAAACGTAGAAATGTGTAATACTACCAATAGTACTAAAAATACGATTTTTTTCATTTTAAAATAGTTAAAGTTTATATTGCAACCTTTCTCAAATAAAATTGGAGAAAAACGCCACAAATGTATAAAAAATATAATTACTGTATTTTATTATACACAAAATAACTACATCTTTACTCTCAATAATCTTAGAACGTGATCTTCAAGTTCACGGAAAAAGTACGTCCGAAACCATAGAAAACCTTGGCTGTATCTTTATCATGCCCGGCACCATCCTCCGCATCAGCGATATACTCTTTATCCAAAAGATTATTCACGTTCGCAGAAACCATCACGCCAAACACCTTACTCAACGGGAAACGATAGTTGATATTAGCATCCAACACACCATATGCCGGCATCCTCCAAGGAGATTCAATCACATTCTCGGCATCCAGATTTACCGTGGGGAACGAAAATTTCGCATAATTTCGTGCGAAATGAGAATAATCAACTCCCACGTGCAACCCTCTCAAGAACTGGTAACGTCCTCCAATAGCAAAAGTTGTTTGTGCAGAATTTCCCACTCGAACATCTTTCACTTTTATGAAACTTTGAGCATGTTCTTCCCCTCCCACATCGCCTAACGGTTTACCATTCTTACCCACAGGTCGGCCTGCCGAATTATAAGCATATCCTTTACCATCACCATTCCAATGCCAGTCACCAATCGAAAACACTCC
Proteins encoded in this region:
- a CDS encoding MFS transporter — encoded protein: MKSKITKSPWSWIPTLYFAQGLPYVVVMTLAVIMFKRLGINNTDIALYTSWLYLPWVIKPLWSPLVDIVKTKRWWVITMQLVIGGGLAGIALTLPGPHAFRYSLAFMWLLAFSSATHDIAADGFYMLGLDTKKQAFFVGIRNTAYRLAMLTGQGLIVMFAGWLEKTYSSTFPEEIAVPRAWSVTFYLLAILFVLLFLYHQFILPKPENDIPVKNGNPLNAFFQTFITFFQKKGIIAALAFILLFRFAESQLVKIASPFLLDNPEVGGLGLNTMQVGTIYGVVGLIALTIGGILGGIFMAKNGLKHWIWWMTAAMNLPNIVYVYLAFVHPSNIWLISSAVAIEQFGYGFGFTALTYFMMLFSKGPQQTAHYAICTGFMALGMMLPGMISGYIQELIGYQHFFLWIMLCTIPSFIAVKYIKI
- a CDS encoding TIGR00341 family protein, with protein sequence MMILLQRFRVYLRQILDPSDEQEREEDTVEAIRKGIVFRGTNLWVLIFATFIASLGLNTNSTAVIIGAMLISPLMGPIMGIGLGVGINDFELIKKAFRNLLIATIFSVLTSTLYFLLSPLNEARSELLARTTPTIYDVLIAFFGGMAGIVASSTKLKGNVIPGVAIATALMPPLCTAGFGLASGNLSYFFGAFYLFTINSVFIAVATTLGVRLMHFSKKKFMDKEREKKVHRIVYSIIFLTMVPSVYITYNMVKTNIFETNASRFIKNEFNFPNTLVVDRYVKTENPERRIEVSLIGKEISEEVIVSLKEKMLHYGLHDVPLVIHQGFGKEDTEMQNDVSNMLLQDYYMQNKQRIASQDEEISVLRERLNSYLLYDTIGHQVTPEVKILYPSVKSLAISRVIRNQVDSLHADTLHIAIVAFGQKLSDVEEEKFSAWLAARIGVKNLKLIKE
- a CDS encoding FimB/Mfa2 family fimbrial subunit, whose product is MKKLMIVMLGLLTLVSACSDNDDEGSYGVTSGLITPKIRARVTDPLNQNPFTGILEVYPCKDETSIYYGNYINGKLTVFNGYYVISEGDVYGDNNRELHLPIGEYNMVYWGTPKYDEPIYNSPAITHPGLTNGADLAKLYFSLRPNTDGTYMPVYDLVHAIKPARIGTEDLTASLTRVTAGLKVILKQEDNSAFSSSITSVNVHIGNIAEKMNFYTAEAENMTKTVKFELSRSEDATIMSNPTVMLFPSAPNPLLELFITLADGSVHTLSKALTSTLSPNTRLTLNIVVGKILPGGDPGNFTIESWNEESETIEFPVVD
- a CDS encoding SpoIID/LytB domain-containing protein, which encodes MKEPVTCNRSTCNSPQAITLSIGILFAPAITFRLNGTYWNKDQKYSGEYTISKEGKNLILHSSSGTQIVPDHFTLTPENDETTNFDLLNVMIGINFHWQRTEDQKFKGTLKIMDEGKHLTAINILPLEDYLLSVISSEMSATSSLELLKAHAVISRSWLIAQKIKSEKLTDTYQSCIQDEQQYIRWYDREDHEHFDVCADDHCQRYQGISKAYTPFVQQAIEATRGEVLVYGGDICDARFSKCCGGVTEYFENTWEPVNHPYLTKVIDSDTQSSTPDLSQEENARKWILSTPNVFCNTRDKAILSNVLNDYDQETQDFFRWQVSYTPPELSALITSRIGIDFGDIQSIESVERGVSGRITRLRIQGSKRDMIIGKELVIRKAFSQSHLYSSAFIVETEKDTSGAITRFTLKGAGWGHGVGLCQIGAAVMSAKGYDYKQILSHYFPNTKLQTIENGELKIENEIINHEI
- a CDS encoding DUF4922 domain-containing protein, with the protein product MFFDEFTKSQLASWPLARNNYERLRNVIYRTIDFDGFQIRIQYNPDRIQSAVAKIDEQSIKARACFLCKENIPPEQASFDYNPTLDIRVNPYPIFDRHYTVPAKQHIPQLIKGHFQDMLAIAQTYPEYTIFYNGPRSGASAPDHFHFQLAPRHIMPLETDVNSCPKEILWTSESRETTIESIHHYLRKNIILHSNNREQLMNIFEQLVSLVGQITPNDPEPMMNLFAWYENNEWWVVMFPRRQHRPWQFFAEGDENILFSPGCVDFAGLIISPREKDFNRLDAPLLEELFSQLTLTDKQFENLRFMIYDL